The following proteins are encoded in a genomic region of Hemibagrus wyckioides isolate EC202008001 linkage group LG29, SWU_Hwy_1.0, whole genome shotgun sequence:
- the LOC131348969 gene encoding fucolectin-like isoform X2 produces MTYMSSKKMENSQRPMLFFLGIYIFSMQWILTHQRVNVALKGIATQSSIYANRYASLAIDGNRQSNAYYYSCTTTNAQYSPWWSVDLLAVYDISDVIVTNRGDCCPERINGAEIHIGNSLINNGNNNPRCVVIPSIPAGVSANYTCNMRGRYVNIILPTITQHLTLCEVEVYGVRVTKKALLRLKFNSSEDLSNATLRDEVLKKIKSVYLQSPEFQVHWTKEPELQTET; encoded by the exons ATGACATATATGTCAAGCAAG AAAATGGAGAATTCACAGAGgcccatgcttttttttttag GGATATACATTTTCTCAATGCAGTGGATACTGACCCATCAGAGAG TCAATGTGGCCTTAAAAGGAATAGCAACACAATCTTCCATATACGCTAACAGATATGCTTCCTTAGCTATTGATGGCAACCGGCAATCTAACGCATATTACTACTCATGTACTACTACAAATGCTCAGTACAGCCCATGGTGGAGTGTGGATTTGTTGGCAGTGTATGACATTAGCGATGTAATCGTCACTAACAGAGGCGACTGCTGTCCAGAACGGATAAATGGTGCTGAGATCCACATTGGCAACTCCTTAATCAACAACGGCAACAACAACCCAAG ATGTGTTGTTATCCCTAGCATCCCTGCTGGTGTCTCCGCAAATTACACCTGCAATATGCGGGGTCGTTATGTGAATATCATCCTGCCCACCATTACCCAGCACCTCACTCTCTGTGAAGTGGAAGTCTATGGAG TTCGTGTTACTAAGAAGGCACTTCTGAGATTAAAGTTTAACAGCAGCGAGGATCTCAGCAATGCTACTCTGAGGGACGAAGTTCttaaaaag ATCAAATCTGTCTATCTACAGTCACCAGAATTTCAGGTTCATTGGACAAAAGAACCAGAACTGCAAACTGAAACTTAA
- the LOC131348969 gene encoding fucolectin-like isoform X1, with translation MTAILFPQTDIPLSILEFGCNSDVIIFQFEQKMENSQRPMLFFLGIYIFSMQWILTHQRVNVALKGIATQSSIYANRYASLAIDGNRQSNAYYYSCTTTNAQYSPWWSVDLLAVYDISDVIVTNRGDCCPERINGAEIHIGNSLINNGNNNPRCVVIPSIPAGVSANYTCNMRGRYVNIILPTITQHLTLCEVEVYGVRVTKKALLRLKFNSSEDLSNATLRDEVLKKIKSVYLQSPEFQVHWTKEPELQTET, from the exons ATGACTGCTATATTATTTCCTCAAACTGATATTCCACTCTCTATCCTTGAGTTTGGTTGTAATTCTGATGTTATTATCTTTCAATTTGAACAGAAAATGGAGAATTCACAGAGgcccatgcttttttttttag GGATATACATTTTCTCAATGCAGTGGATACTGACCCATCAGAGAG TCAATGTGGCCTTAAAAGGAATAGCAACACAATCTTCCATATACGCTAACAGATATGCTTCCTTAGCTATTGATGGCAACCGGCAATCTAACGCATATTACTACTCATGTACTACTACAAATGCTCAGTACAGCCCATGGTGGAGTGTGGATTTGTTGGCAGTGTATGACATTAGCGATGTAATCGTCACTAACAGAGGCGACTGCTGTCCAGAACGGATAAATGGTGCTGAGATCCACATTGGCAACTCCTTAATCAACAACGGCAACAACAACCCAAG ATGTGTTGTTATCCCTAGCATCCCTGCTGGTGTCTCCGCAAATTACACCTGCAATATGCGGGGTCGTTATGTGAATATCATCCTGCCCACCATTACCCAGCACCTCACTCTCTGTGAAGTGGAAGTCTATGGAG TTCGTGTTACTAAGAAGGCACTTCTGAGATTAAAGTTTAACAGCAGCGAGGATCTCAGCAATGCTACTCTGAGGGACGAAGTTCttaaaaag ATCAAATCTGTCTATCTACAGTCACCAGAATTTCAGGTTCATTGGACAAAAGAACCAGAACTGCAAACTGAAACTTAA
- the LOC131348977 gene encoding fucolectin-like, with the protein MENSQRPMFLFLGIYIFSVQWILTHQQVNVALKGIAAQSSVYARRYASLAIDGNRESNAFSYSCTTTNAQYNPWWSVDLLAMYDINNVIVTNRGDCCPERINGGEIHIGNSLINNGNNNPRCVIIPSIAAGASENYTCKMRGCYVNIILPSVTQYLTLCEVEVYGVPVPVTKRTFLRIKFNSSEDLSNPTMRDKVLQKIKSANIQSSVFQIHWTKEPELETDT; encoded by the exons ATGGAGAATTCACAGAGGcccatgtttctttttttag GGATATACATTTTCTCAGTGCAGTGGATATTGACCCATCAGCAAG TCAATGTGGCCTTAAAAGGAATAGCAGCACAATCATCTGTATATGCTAGAAGATATGCTTCCTTAGCCATTGATGGCAACAGAGAATCTAATGCATTTTCCTACTCATGTACTACTACAAATGCTCAGTATAACCCATGGTGGAGTGTGGATTTGTTGGCAATGTATGACATTAATAATGTCATCGTCACTAACAGAGGTGACTGCTGTCCAGAACGGATAAATGGTGGTGAGATTCACATTGGCAACTCATTAATCAATAATGGCAACAACAACCccag atgTGTCATCATCCCTAGCATCGCTGCTGGTGCCTCTGAAAATTATACGTGCAAAATGCGGGGTTGTTATGTGAATATCATCCTTCCCAGTGTTACCCAGTATCTTACACTCTGTGAAGTGGAAGTCTATGGAGTTCCAG TCCCTGTTACTAAAAGAACATTTCTGAGAATTAAGTTTAACAGCAGTGAGGATCTTAGCAACCCTACTATGAGGGACAAAGTTCTTCAAAAG ATCAAATCTGCCAACATCCAGTCATCAGTATTTCAGATCCATTGGACAAAGGAACCAGAACTAGAAACTGACACTTAA